The Exiguobacterium aurantiacum DSM 6208 genome includes a window with the following:
- a CDS encoding fumarylacetoacetate hydrolase family protein: MKWCTYERDGEVAVGVVEGENVYDVSNQLHTNSLLEVIAREFEPDIDLDVAPVYPLDSVKLLAPYRPLKNVICIGKNYEEHVKEMDTAGAGKLVIFTKAPTAVVGPEAVVERHPELTDQLDYEGELAVIIGKSGRDIEHVADHIFGYTILNDITARDVQKQHVQFFRGKSFDTFCPIGPYVVTPDELSFPLTIETTVNGQKRQSGTTDEMIRPIEELIRTLSTGMTLEAGDIIATGTPAGVGHGMKPPVYLQTGDTVEVSITGLGTLRNVIV; encoded by the coding sequence ATGAAATGGTGTACATATGAACGTGACGGGGAAGTGGCGGTCGGTGTCGTCGAAGGTGAGAACGTCTATGACGTCAGCAATCAATTACATACGAACTCGTTATTAGAAGTGATCGCTCGCGAATTCGAGCCGGACATCGACCTCGATGTCGCTCCAGTCTATCCACTCGATTCGGTCAAACTGCTCGCGCCGTACCGTCCGCTTAAAAACGTAATTTGTATCGGGAAGAATTACGAAGAGCACGTGAAAGAGATGGACACGGCCGGCGCCGGGAAACTCGTCATCTTCACGAAGGCACCGACGGCGGTCGTCGGCCCCGAGGCGGTCGTCGAGCGGCATCCGGAACTGACCGACCAGCTCGACTATGAAGGGGAACTCGCCGTCATCATCGGTAAGTCCGGTCGAGACATTGAACACGTCGCGGACCATATTTTTGGGTATACCATCCTGAATGATATTACTGCGCGCGACGTCCAAAAGCAGCATGTCCAGTTTTTCCGTGGTAAATCGTTTGATACGTTTTGTCCGATCGGTCCATACGTCGTCACTCCGGACGAGCTATCGTTCCCGTTGACAATCGAGACGACGGTGAACGGACAAAAACGTCAGTCCGGAACGACAGACGAGATGATTCGACCGATTGAAGAACTGATCCGGACGTTATCGACAGGGATGACGCTTGAAGCGGGCGACATCATCGCGACGGGCACACCGGCCGGGGTCGGCCATGGGATGAAGCCGCCCGTCTATTTGCAGACGGGTGATACGGTCGAAGTATCGATCACCGGGCTTGGGACGTTGCGGAACGTCATCGTCTAA
- the nrdG gene encoding anaerobic ribonucleoside-triphosphate reductase activating protein produces the protein MRVLSVLDESVVDGPGVRTVIFTAGCPHRCPGCHNPESWNPRGGEEVTVESLLERVEASGWDGVTVSGGEPFLQPRELSRLVRGCKALGKNVWVYTGYTLEALEQLEDEQVKDVLDNADVLVDGKFVETLLDRSLRFRGSSNQRIIFLNKV, from the coding sequence CGGTCGTCGACGGACCGGGCGTGCGGACCGTCATCTTTACAGCCGGTTGCCCGCACCGTTGCCCGGGCTGCCATAACCCGGAGTCATGGAATCCGAGAGGCGGGGAAGAGGTGACGGTCGAGTCACTGCTCGAACGGGTCGAAGCGTCCGGTTGGGACGGCGTCACGGTGTCGGGAGGTGAACCGTTCTTGCAACCGCGCGAGCTGTCACGACTCGTCCGTGGCTGCAAAGCACTTGGGAAAAACGTCTGGGTGTACACCGGATATACGCTCGAGGCGCTCGAACAACTAGAAGATGAACAGGTCAAGGACGTTCTCGACAATGCCGACGTACTCGTCGACGGCAAGTTCGTCGAAACGTTACTCGACCGCTCGCTTCGTTTTAGAGGTTCGAGCAACCAGCGCATCATCTTTTTGAACAAAGTTTAA